AAACAGAAGCCGATCAGTCCTTCTTCCCTTCATGACCATTAGCTGCTACTGCCCCTTGCTggtctctctgctgtttgtgcCAACTCTTGCTCTTCCTAATGGCAAATCGAACAATGTCCACCATGAACACCCAGGATAGAGCGTACATAGCCACTCCCCCACACTTGATAAAGAATCTGGGTCTTGGGGAGATCAGCTCACAGTACAGCATTGTGCCTCCCACGAAGATTCGCATCaccacaaacagcagcacaaacaggACGTCCACAACGTCCCCCAGAAGTGTCCCGTAATGTCCCGTCTGTTTGAGGAACCAGCGTGCCTGCAGGAGGGGGTTGGTGATTTCGCTGCCAAAGAGTACCGCACAGGACTCAATGCCAGACTCCCCCAACCACAGGGTCAGCAGGATTCCCAGGATGCTCATCGTGTGGTGGGCCAACATAACGGGTCCTTCTGTGCGGAAGTACACACACCAGCCCATATCAAAAATGAAGTAGCCCAGACTCACCACCATGGCACTTATCTGCAGAGGGGTGTTCTTAGTACCTTGCATCCACAAACAGACAGTTTTTAGTTAGCATACTTTTGAAatacaagccaaaaaaaaacatgcaatcaCTGTGATGAACACTGTCATCACCTTGATAGGagcataaaaatgtaacaacaaCATGTAGAAACAAATTTCTCATTAGGAACTTAATACGTAATCAATACATAATTAAGACAGGAAAGGTAAAATGATTTGGCCCCTGCAATGTGCAtgtttacagctgtttcaaGTAACACCAAACTATCTCAACAACATGCTAAGAAACAAGTAGTCAGTTAATTGGTTAGTCGATTGACAGGAACTTAATCAGAAACTATTCTGATGATGAATTAGCCTagttgtcatttttcaaacaaaaatgaaaaacacctagttccagcttctcaattgtgacaatctgctgcttttctttgtcttatatgataGATACCtaatatctttagattttggactgttgtttggacaaaacaggacatttgaagatgtcactttgggctcAGTGAACATGTGGTGGGCATTTTTTTAACCACTTTCTGATATTTTCTAGACCAAatgattcattgagaaaattaTTAGCAAAAAGTAAGTTGCAGCACTGAATAATGTTTCCAGATTCGATGTTGTTGCTACTGATGTAGCAGTTACAACATAATGTTGTGAAGCACTGAAGCTCATACTCTTTAAATCACTCAGACTGCCCTCATCGTTTGTTATTATGTCTTTACAgtacaaatgaacaaattaaattCTAATAAGTTAATCTACAGACAGAGGATGTCCTACCTGGATAAGTGAAAGGCCAGGGTCCATCCACATAGCCTATGTATGCTGTGATGCAGACTGCCAGGATGCCGTGAAATAGGGTGACAAGACGACAGTTCCACTCATAACTCCGGGACCCATTAATGTTACACAGGATGAAGTAGAGAGAGACCCAGCCGGACAGGCACAGGAGTGCACAAACCACAAGCACTGCCATCTTCTCTTCTAAGGGCAAAACCGACAAGAAAAACAGCTAAGACCAACTTACAGCTTCTTTCAAAAACTTATTTGCCAGCAGTCATCAAGCCAACTTTTAAGTCacattacactgtaaaaatgcatGGAGGCACAGCTTGCTCTGCAATATCGCTTACAGTAGAAAGAGACAGCATTACCGTCCTGAGACTTAGACTGTGCAACCCTTTGTAAGTGAACAACAATTAGCCTTTGCTTGAACTATAATAGCACTATAGTTGGCCGGCTGAGGGTCTGGTGGGGTGAGGGGGACGtctcttcctctgctgtgaCGTTTGTACTAGGAGGTGAGACTGTGCAGATGGACGAGCCCACTCTCACTGGACTGCAACAAGAAGTACACTTGATTCTCATAGACTTGAAGCAAGTTTCAAAACTAGATGAGAGGTCACTGGGTGCCGGGCCTCAGACAGTCCCCATGagagaaaaatactttttgaacTGTTATCGAATGACATGCCCTTCGAAAATCAGTTTAGAAATTCACAAATGTTGTTGACTTAGTTGTTTTGTGCAGAGGAATGAACAGTTGCATGGAAACATGGATGTGATGACAGTATGATGAGCTGAAGCCCTGGtctgatttgattttgaaaacaagaaaaaagaaaagaagaaaaccaaaataaaaaaacacaaaaccagtcCAACATGGAACACTGGgataagaagacaaaaaaaaaatcaagagaaaTAAGCTTAAGCAAAATATGAATACCCTGTAAGACACACAAGATGTGTGCAAAAATTTTGAGTACATTTCCAAAACTGTTTTCTTCATATAGCAGCATGTGTATGTAATTCATTATACGTTTaaatttgtatgttttgtgGGGATTTGTATTTAAACCTGGGCCTttttctggttaaataaagttatattaCCAAAAAGCTGTTTAATGCTTTCTGAGTGAGATAATGAAGGATGGTTCAGTAGTTTTTAAACTAAGGAGTAACGTCACGTTTACTACAGTTTAATTACGTGTCCAGGGAACCTTATAAGATGAAACGAGGGAAAAGAAGTTGACAACTTGCCGGATTAATGTTTACATTCCCTTGCTACATTACTTCATGGATG
This region of Thunnus maccoyii chromosome 6, fThuMac1.1, whole genome shotgun sequence genomic DNA includes:
- the tlcd5a gene encoding TLC domain-containing protein 5a isoform X1, with product MAVLVVCALLCLSGWVSLYFILCNINGSRSYEWNCRLVTLFHGILAVCITAYIGYVDGPWPFTYPGTKNTPLQISAMVVSLGYFIFDMGWCVYFRTEGPVMLAHHTMSILGILLTLWLGESGIESCAVLFGSEITNPLLQARWFLKQTGHYGTLLGDVVDVLFVLLFVVMRIFVGGTMLYCELISPRPRFFIKCGGVAMYALSWVFMVDIVRFAIRKSKSWHKQQRDQQGAVAANGHEGKKD
- the tlcd5a gene encoding TLC domain-containing protein 5a isoform X2, translating into MAVLVVCALLCLSGWVSLYFILCNINGSRSYEWNCRLVTLFHGILAVCITAYIGYVDGPWPFTYPEGPVMLAHHTMSILGILLTLWLGESGIESCAVLFGSEITNPLLQARWFLKQTGHYGTLLGDVVDVLFVLLFVVMRIFVGGTMLYCELISPRPRFFIKCGGVAMYALSWVFMVDIVRFAIRKSKSWHKQQRDQQGAVAANGHEGKKD